A window of the Deinococcus sp. YIM 134068 genome harbors these coding sequences:
- a CDS encoding phenylalanine--tRNA ligase subunit beta, producing MKLPHSWLQELLPGLPPAPELEPILANLGLPLEGIEEAPAPAEGVLLAAVTAADPIEGTQLTRLSLDVGPHGSRTIASGAPNAVGLRPGTMVALVTPGTTLGGVEYGVRQMQGVESWGMAASAKELGIGESGAGIMLFPAGTAAPGTPMRDLWPADLVLDVEVTPNRADVLSILGLARDLAAFLRLELREPETGPQASGEGEIRVSLPPRGVTLERDPSRKIRPGCDHFAARTVSGVRNGPSPLWMQRRLTLAGMRPIDLIVDASNYVMLELGQPTALYDRRDVADDQIIVSFGLRQGETVRDLLGSEHTVGPEDLLIRDGHEVAIPSVAEAFATAGQPKEGQGVLGIAGIMGGDHGHVRADTTDVVIESAHFDPVLLRRTSTRLGLKTDAVYRYERGVDPTLAPRGADRVAGLLAQYGGGTPHPGATVVGTPELPGVIEATGDQIRALLGMEVGTGEMADLLGRLGCRALRDGDRLTVTPPSWRVDMTIWQDLAEEVARLHGYADLPETLPTLRVHESNLGAERESLARTTLRRTLSGLGFQEVVTYTFTNDEEAGKARSETPTVRLRNPLSNDRTGMRTALYPSLLKAAGAHKGGERVLLFEIGRVFPARGETERLGLLMRGPLAANTYQPGVAGSFSAFRGLVEALAQTLGAGLELRQLRGEAVPPALHPGIAGEVVWNGESVGWLGAVHPEIAGEFGLKGDTFLLEAALPLPGRAWAFRDPSRAPAAWRDLAVIAPQTVSYGEIAALLRREAGEGLESVEPFDVYVGAPIPEGQRSVAVRLVFRGQRTLTDAEVDPVMERLIGAVRAQGWNIREK from the coding sequence ATGAAACTCCCCCACTCCTGGCTCCAAGAACTCCTCCCCGGCCTTCCCCCCGCCCCCGAACTCGAACCCATCCTCGCCAATCTCGGCCTGCCACTGGAAGGAATTGAGGAAGCTCCTGCTCCCGCCGAGGGTGTCCTCCTCGCCGCCGTGACTGCCGCCGATCCCATCGAGGGGACGCAACTCACGCGGCTCTCGCTCGATGTGGGGCCGCACGGTTCGCGCACCATCGCCTCCGGTGCTCCCAATGCGGTTGGCCTTCGTCCCGGCACGATGGTCGCTCTCGTCACGCCGGGCACAACGCTAGGCGGCGTGGAGTACGGCGTCCGGCAGATGCAGGGCGTGGAGTCGTGGGGCATGGCCGCGAGCGCGAAGGAACTCGGAATTGGCGAGAGCGGCGCGGGCATCATGCTGTTCCCGGCGGGGACGGCGGCACCCGGCACACCGATGCGTGACCTCTGGCCCGCCGACCTCGTGCTGGACGTGGAGGTGACGCCCAACCGCGCCGACGTGCTCAGCATCCTCGGCCTCGCGCGGGACCTCGCGGCGTTCCTGCGGCTGGAGCTGAGGGAGCCGGAGACCGGACCGCAGGCGAGCGGTGAAGGTGAAATCCGCGTCTCCCTGCCCCCGCGCGGCGTGACGCTGGAGCGTGACCCGTCGCGCAAGATTCGCCCCGGCTGCGACCACTTCGCGGCCCGCACGGTGAGCGGCGTGCGGAACGGCCCCTCGCCCCTGTGGATGCAGCGCCGCCTCACCCTCGCCGGGATGCGGCCCATCGACCTCATCGTGGACGCGAGCAACTACGTGATGCTCGAACTCGGCCAGCCGACCGCGCTGTACGACCGCCGGGACGTGGCGGACGACCAGATCATCGTCTCCTTCGGCTTGCGTCAGGGCGAGACGGTGCGCGACCTGCTCGGCAGCGAGCACACGGTCGGGCCGGAAGACCTCCTCATCCGTGACGGGCACGAGGTGGCGATTCCCAGTGTGGCGGAGGCGTTCGCCACGGCGGGCCAGCCGAAGGAGGGTCAGGGCGTCCTCGGCATCGCGGGCATCATGGGCGGCGACCACGGGCACGTCCGGGCAGACACGACGGACGTGGTGATCGAGTCCGCGCACTTCGACCCCGTGCTGCTGCGGCGCACGAGCACCCGCCTGGGCCTGAAGACCGACGCCGTGTACCGCTACGAACGCGGCGTGGACCCTACGCTCGCCCCGCGCGGCGCGGACCGGGTGGCGGGCCTCCTCGCGCAGTACGGCGGCGGCACCCCCCACCCCGGCGCGACCGTCGTGGGCACGCCCGAACTGCCCGGCGTCATCGAGGCGACGGGCGACCAGATTCGCGCGCTCCTCGGCATGGAGGTCGGCACGGGCGAGATGGCGGACCTCCTGGGTCGCCTCGGCTGCCGCGCCCTGCGGGACGGCGACCGCCTCACCGTCACCCCGCCCTCGTGGCGCGTGGATATGACGATCTGGCAGGACCTCGCGGAGGAGGTGGCTCGGCTGCACGGCTACGCCGACCTCCCCGAGACGCTGCCCACCCTGCGCGTCCACGAGAGCAACCTCGGGGCCGAGAGAGAGAGCCTGGCCCGCACCACCCTCCGCCGCACCCTGAGCGGCCTCGGCTTTCAGGAGGTCGTCACCTATACCTTCACCAACGACGAGGAGGCGGGGAAGGCGCGGAGCGAGACACCCACCGTCCGCCTCCGCAACCCGCTCAGCAACGACCGGACCGGGATGCGGACGGCCCTGTATCCCAGCCTCCTCAAAGCCGCCGGGGCGCACAAGGGGGGCGAGCGGGTCCTCCTCTTCGAGATCGGGCGCGTCTTTCCGGCGCGTGGGGAGACCGAACGACTCGGCCTGCTGATGCGCGGTCCCCTCGCGGCGAACACGTACCAGCCGGGCGTGGCGGGGTCCTTCTCCGCCTTCCGGGGGCTGGTGGAGGCGCTGGCCCAGACGCTCGGCGCGGGGCTGGAGCTTCGGCAACTGCGCGGGGAGGCGGTGCCGCCGGCCCTCCATCCCGGCATTGCTGGGGAAGTGGTGTGGAACGGCGAGAGCGTCGGCTGGCTAGGAGCCGTCCACCCGGAGATCGCGGGGGAGTTCGGGCTGAAGGGCGACACCTTCCTGCTGGAGGCCGCGCTCCCGCTGCCGGGCCGGGCGTGGGCCTTCCGCGACCCCAGCCGCGCCCCCGCCGCGTGGCGTGACCTCGCGGTGATCGCGCCGCAGACGGTGAGTTACGGGGAAATCGCCGCCCTGCTCCGGCGTGAGGCGGGCGAAGGGCTGGAGAGCGTGGAGCCGTTCGATGTGTACGTGGGTGCCCCCATCCCCGAGGGGCAGCGCAGCGTCGCCGTGCGCCTCGTCTTCCGGGGCCAGCGGACGCTCACCGACGCCGAGGTGGACCCGGTGATGGAGCGGCTGATCGGCGCGGTGCGGGCGCAGGGGTGGAATATTCGGGAGAAGTGA
- a CDS encoding endonuclease domain-containing protein, whose amino-acid sequence MTPEEVLLWRHLRSRRLGVTFRRQEPMGRYVADFVCYERALVIELDGSQHLNSQTDQERDADMAEYGFQTLRFWNNEVRNNLPGVLHRIQQVLEARKNL is encoded by the coding sequence ATGACGCCGGAGGAAGTGCTGTTGTGGCGGCATCTACGAAGCAGACGATTGGGCGTCACGTTTCGCCGTCAAGAACCAATGGGCCGTTACGTGGCCGACTTCGTGTGCTACGAACGTGCCCTTGTCATCGAACTTGACGGCAGCCAACACCTGAACAGCCAAACGGACCAGGAACGCGACGCGGACATGGCCGAATACGGCTTTCAAACGCTGCGCTTCTGGAACAACGAAGTCAGAAACAACTTGCCCGGCGTTCTGCACCGAATACAGCAGGTCTTGGAAGCCCGAAAAAATCTTTAG